Proteins from a genomic interval of Danio rerio strain Tuebingen ecotype United States chromosome 4, GRCz12tu, whole genome shotgun sequence:
- the LOC141375014 gene encoding uncharacterized protein — translation MFATNLGPTVLNKERQELCETKEKDQCAKQHRIVTRKKDLICSETEKVSSRKSAKTTTPIDFACPQCGKTFSHRGNLNVHMKIHNGKMDFTCKHCGKCFIKKGYLESHLRIHTGEKPYACSQCGLSFGHKQTLNIHMRTHTGERPYTCSECGSSFTHKQTLNNHVRTHTGEKPFICSHCGKGFHSLTIHHNHMRTHTGEKPYTCPHCGVSFAQRHAFNVHVRIHTGEKPYKCSHCGKRFHHPGNHKEHMRSHTGETPYTCQQCGKHFRRSGYLKNHMRIHTGEKPYTCQQCGKSFTQNAQLAKHMKIHT, via the exons ATGTTTGCTACAAATTTAG GTCCGACTGTCCTGAATAAGGAGAGGCAAGAACTTTGTGAAACGAAGGAGAAGGATCAGTGTGCAAAGCAGCATCGTATTGTAACTAGAAAGAAAGACTTGATTTGCTCAGAGACCGAAAAGGTTTCTTCACGAAAAAGTGCCAAAACGACAACACCAATTGATTTTGCGTGCCCTCAATGTGGCAAAACGTTCAGTCATCGAGGAAACCTTAACGTCCACATGAAAATTCACAACGGGAAGATGGATTTTACATGCAAGCACTGTGGAAAATGTTTCATTAAGAAAGGATACCTCGAAAGCCAcctgagaattcacactggagagaagccttacGCTTGTAGTCAGTGTGGATTGAGTTTCGGACACAAACAAACCCTCAACatccacatgagaactcacaccgGAGAGAGGCCTTACACATGCTCTGAATGCGGATCGAgttttacacacaaacaaaccctTAATAATCACgtgagaactcacactggagagaagcctttcaTATGCTCCCATTGTGGAAAGGGTTTTCATAGTCTTACAATCCATCATAACCACATgcgaactcacactggagagaagccctACACCTGCCCTCATTGTGGAGTGAGTTTCGCTCAAAGACATGCTTTCAATGTCCACGTCAGAATTCACACAGGGGAAAAGCCGTACAAATGCTCTCACTGTGGAAAACGTTTCCATCATCCTGGAAACCATAAAGAGCACATGAGATCCCACACTGGGGAGACCCCTTAcacctgccaacagtgtggaaaacatTTCCGTCGAAGTGGTTACCTTAAaaaccacatgagaattcacactggagagaagccttatacttgccaacagtgtggaaagagttttactcAAAATGCTCAGCTTGCAAAACACATGAAAATTCACACTTGA
- the si:cabz01021430.2 gene encoding uncharacterized protein si:cabz01021430.2: MAFIKEESEDVKIEETFTVKHEDPEEQTDLIVLKKERQELSETEEKDHNLITGKYLICSQTEKASSRESVQNDKQKTFACYQCGKSFSNKGNLNVHLKIHTGKMDFTCKHCGKRFIKKGSLQNHLRIHTGEKPYTCSQCGLSFAVKTTLNIHMRIHTGEKPYTCSECGLSFTHKQTLNKHLENHTGEKPYKCYHCGKGFRLPVNHKEHMKSHNEEKPYACRQCGKHFRSSGYLKEHMRSHTGEKPYTCQQCGKHFRSSGHLTVHMRIHTGERPYTCQLCGKSFNRNAHLTKHFNLHSR, encoded by the coding sequence ACCTCATTGTGCTGAAAAAGGAGAGGCAAGAACTGAGTGAAACGGAGGAGAAGGATCATAATCTTATTACTGGAAAATATTTGATTTGCTCACAGACAGAAAAAGCTTCCTCACGAGAAAGTGTCCAAAACGACAAACAAAAAACTTTTGCTTGttatcagtgtggaaagagttttagtaACAAAGGAAATCTTAACGTCCACTTGAAAATTCACACCGGAAAGATGGATTTTACATGCAAACACTGTGGAAAGCGTTTCATTAAAAAAGGATCCCTCCAAAACCAcctgagaattcacactggagagaagccttacACTTGCAGCCAGTGTGGATTGAGTTTTGCCGTTAAGACGACTCTTAAtatccacatgagaattcacaccggagagaagccttacACATGCTCTGAATGCGGATTGAgttttacacacaaacaaactcttAATAAACATCTGGAAaatcacactggagaaaagccctaCAAGTGCTATCATTGTGGAAAAGGTTTCCGTCTTCCTGTAAACCATAAAGAACACATGAAATCTCACAACGAAGAGAAGCCTTACGCCTGCCGACAGTGTGGAAAACATTTCCGTTCAAGTGGTTACCTTAAAGAACACATGAGgtctcacaccggagagaagccttatacctgccaacagtgtggaaaacatTTCCGTTCAAGTGGTCACCTTACagtccacatgagaattcacactggagagaggccctATACCTGCCAactgtgtggaaagagtttcaatcGAAATGCGCACCTTACGAAACACTTCAATTTGCACTCGAGATAA